GCGCGCGCGTGATCGCCATCTCCCGGCGGCCCTTCTCGCTGGCCGTCGCCAGGTCGATGGGGGCCGACGAGACGATCCCGATGGAAGACCACTGGCAGATCATCGAGCGGGTGAAGCAGCTCACCGGCGGCGAGCTGTGCGACCGCGTGATCGAGGCCGTGGGCAAGCAGTGGCCGCTGGACCTGGCGGCCGAGATCACGCGGGAGCGGGGGCGGCTGATCATTGCCGGCTACCACCAGGACGGGCCGCGCCAGGTGAACATGCAGATGTGGAACTGGCGCGGGCTGGACGTGATCAACGCCCACGAGCGCGACCCGCAGGTGTACCTGGACGGCATCCGCGCGGCGGTGGACGCGGTGGTGAACGGCCGGCTGGACCCGTCGCCGCTGTACACGCACACGTACTCGCTCGACCAGCTCGGCGAGGCGCTGGAAGCCACGCGCACCCGTCCCGACGGCTTCCTCAAGGCGCTGGTGACGCCGTGAGCGACCTCCTCACCGCATCGCCGGACAAGGTAGGGACGGCGGACGAGATCGCGGCGGGCCACCTCGCATCCGCCGACGGAATTGAAACGACAGAAAGCCCCGCATCGGCCGAGCATACACGGGGAACGGGCAGCATCGTATCCGCCGAGAAGGTTGGGGAGATGCGTGACGGCGTATCCGCGGAAGAGGTGGGATCGACGGAGAGCATCGTATCTACCGAACACACCGCATCGGCCGGAAGCTTCGCATCCACCGATCACGGCACATCGACCGAAAGCGTCGCATCTACCGAACGCTTCGCATCTGCCGGAGGGATGGCATCTATCGGCAACGCGAGGCCGCGGCTGGGGTTCCTGGGGACGGGGTGGATCGGGCGGCACCGGATGGAGGCGATCGCGCGGAGCGGGGTCGCGGAGGTGGCGATGATCTCCGACCCCTCGGCCGAGATGGTGGCTGAGGCGGCGAAGGCGGCGCCGGGCGCACAGGTGGCCGATTCGTTCGATGCGCTGCTGGACGCGGGGCTGGACGGGATCGTGATCGCCACGCCCAGCGCGCTGCACGCGGAGCAGTCCATCCGCGCGCTGGAGAGCGGCGCGGCGGTGTTCTGCCAGAAGCCGCTGGGCCGCACGGCGGCCGAGGTCCGCGCGGTGGTGGACGCGGCGCGCGCAGCGGACCGGCTGCTTTCCGTCGATCTGTCGTACCGCTTCACGGAGGGGATGACGCGGATCAAGGAGCGGGTGGAGAACGGGGAGTTAGGCCGCATCTTCGGCGTGGACCTCACGTTCCACAACGCGTACGGGCCGGACAAGCCGTGGTTCTACGACCCCGCGCTCTCCGGCGGCGGCTGCGTGATGGACCTGGGCGTCCACCTGGTCGACCTCGCGCTGTGGACGCTGGGCTTCCCCGCGGTCGAAAGCGTGTCGTCGCAGCTCTACGCGGGCGGCGAGCCGCTGGGCGGGCGCACGGACCGCGTGGAGGACTACGCGACGGCCACGGTGGAGCTGGCCGGCGGCGCATCGGTGCGGCTTGCGTGCTCGTGGCGCCTGAATGCCGGGACGGACGCGGTGATCGCGGCGTCGTTCTTCGGCACCGGCGGCGGCGCGGAGATGCGCAACGTGGGCGGCTCGTTCTACGACTTCTCGGCGGACCTCTTCCACGGCACCGGCCGCGAGAGCCTGGCGGCGCCGCCGGACGACTGGGGCGGCGGCGCGGCGACGGACTGGGCGCGGCGCCTGGCCGCGGGCGAGCGCTTCGACCCCGCGGCCGAGCGGCTGGTGGATGTGGCGCGCGTGCTGGACGGGATCTACGGGCGATGAGGATCCTGCTCTCCACCGACACGGTGGGCGGGGTGTGGGACCACACCGTCACGCTCGCCGGCCAGCTCGACGCGATGGGCTGCCAGGTGCTGGTGGCGGTGATCGGCGAGCCGCGCGACGAGCGCCTGGCCGCGTTGCCCGCCGGCGTGCAGACCACGTGGCGCACGTACCGCCTGGAGTGGATGGACGGTGCGGCGGAAGACGTGGCCGCGGCGGGCGAGTGGCTGGCGGGCCTGGCGCGCCTGTGGAACGCGGAGGTCGCGCACCTGAACCAGATGGCGTATGCGGCGGCGGGCTTCCCCTGCCCCGTGGTGACCGCCGTCCACAGCGACGTGCTGAGCTGGTTCGGCGAGACGCTGGGCCAGCGCCCGCCGGCGGAG
The Longimicrobiaceae bacterium DNA segment above includes these coding regions:
- a CDS encoding Gfo/Idh/MocA family oxidoreductase yields the protein MSDLLTASPDKVGTADEIAAGHLASADGIETTESPASAEHTRGTGSIVSAEKVGEMRDGVSAEEVGSTESIVSTEHTASAGSFASTDHGTSTESVASTERFASAGGMASIGNARPRLGFLGTGWIGRHRMEAIARSGVAEVAMISDPSAEMVAEAAKAAPGAQVADSFDALLDAGLDGIVIATPSALHAEQSIRALESGAAVFCQKPLGRTAAEVRAVVDAARAADRLLSVDLSYRFTEGMTRIKERVENGELGRIFGVDLTFHNAYGPDKPWFYDPALSGGGCVMDLGVHLVDLALWTLGFPAVESVSSQLYAGGEPLGGRTDRVEDYATATVELAGGASVRLACSWRLNAGTDAVIAASFFGTGGGAEMRNVGGSFYDFSADLFHGTGRESLAAPPDDWGGGAATDWARRLAAGERFDPAAERLVDVARVLDGIYGR